The stretch of DNA AAAGGATCTCGAGTACAATCAACCCCATGATAACCGCCGCCGCCAGGATGATCGGCCAGACGAAGAGGTTGGTGAACAACTTCGAGTCCTGTTTCAAGTGCATGTAGAACATGGCCACCAGCGCGAACTTGGCCGCCGACAGAATCAGCAGGATCGGCACGACCAGCGGCTCGACCAGCGCATGCAGGGGCCAGGTTGGCCGACGGCCTACTTCGTACGCCAGAACCTCGAGGGCGGTGAGGACAAAGAGCACCACCGCCACCTTGAGGTACAACGCCGGGGTCGGATGAGAGTGATCCCCGGCAGCGTGTCCCTCTGTTGCATGAGCGTGCATTCGATGGTATCCCGGTTAGCGCATCAGGTAGACGACGGGGAAGATCACGATCCAGACCACGTCGACGAAGTGCCAGTAGAGCGCGGCCATCTCCAGATTGAGCGACTTCTCGGGCGGCACCTTGCCGCGAACCGCCAGGATCAACATGGTCGTGAGCCAAATGCCGCCAAGGGTCACGTGGGCGCCATGAAATCCGGTCAGCGTGTAGAAGGTCGAGCCGAACAGATTGGTACTGTACCCGAGTCCCTTGTGGTAGAAATGATTGAACTCGTAGACCTGCATCCCGATGAAGAACAAGCCGCAGATCACCGTGGCCGTGAGCCAGGTCAGCAGCGCTTTCCGGTCGCCCCGCTGGGCACCGTTCAGCGCCAGCACGACGAAGAAGGAACTGAACAGGAGGACCGCGGTGCCGAAGGTCACCAAAGGAATCGAGAAGATCGGGTCGCAGGCCTGCATCTTCCCGTGCAGCATGCACTGCGACTCCTCATGCGGAAGCGGCCCGACCAGGCTCTTCCCGCGGTACACGAGGTAGGTCGAGATCAGGGAAGCGAAGAACAGGCATTCGGAGCCGATGAAGGCCCAAATCGCCACCTTCCGGCTGTTGAGGCCGGTTGCGGTCCAGTGGTGCTCGTCGATTTCGCCAGGGGCGGGGGCAGTAGCAGCGTGAGCCACGGTATCTAGTCTCCGAATTCCTGGTTAGTGCCCGGTCGGCTCGAAAGCCCACTTGAACGCGCCGACGAACAGCAGCAGCGCGCTCGCGATCGTGGCCATCCACCAATGCGGCCACAGTCGGACGAATAGCAAACTCCCGAGCACCAAATTGACCCCGATCGCAGTAACCAACGGCCAGTACGAAGGATTCGGCATCGGGATGTCGGCGCCGCTGACCAGGGCCGGCTCCGGCAAATGCCCGCCAGCCGCCCGGCGAGCATCCCACTGGGGCATCGAGCTGCCGACCACCGGGAGCTTCGGGAAGTTGAATTCCTGCGGCGGCGACGGAATCGACCACTCGAGGGTGGCGCCGTGCCACGGATCGGCCGGGGCGTTGGCCGGCCCCATCCACGTCTTGATGATATTGACGATGAACACCAGGAACGCCGCCGCGATCAAGAAGGCACCCACCGTCTCGATCTGGTTCCAAAACTCGAAATTGAGGCCCTCGGGATAGGTGTACACCCGGCGAGGCATCCCGTTGAGGCCAAGGATATGCATTGGGAAGAACGTGACGTTCATACCGACGAACATCAGCCAGAAGTGGACTTTGCCAAGCCCCTCATCGAGCAACCGGCCGAACATCTTCGGCCACCAATAGTAGGCGCCCGAGGTGAGCCCGAAGATCGATCCGCCGAACAAGACGTAGTGGAAGTGGGCCACGATGAAATAGGTGTCGGTCTGCTGAAGGTCGGCCGGCGGCGAGGCGTGCATCACGCCCGACAACCCGCCGATGATGAACAGCGCCACCATGGCGATCGAAAACATCATCGCCGAGGTGTACCGGAGCGACCCGCCCCACATGGTCCCGATCCAGTTGAAGATCTTGACCCCGGTCGGGATCGCGATCACCATCGTCGCGAGCGAAAAAAACGTGTCGGCAAACGGCCCCATGCCGGTCGCGAACATGTGATGGCTCCAGACCCCGAAGCCGACGAACCCGATGAAGATGCCCGAGAACACCATGGCGGTGTATCCGAACAGCGGCTTCCGGGAAAAAACCGGCAGCACCTCCGACGCAATCCCGAAGGCCGGCAAGATCAGGATGTACACTTCCGGGTGGCCGAAAATCCAGAACAAGTGCTGCCACATGATCGGATCGCCGCCGCCATCTGGCATGAAGAAGCTCGACCCGAAGTTCCGGTCCATCATCAGGTACACCAACGCCACCGTGATGACCGGGAAGGCGAGCAGCAACAGCACTTGGACGACGAAGCTCATCCAAACGAACATCGGCATCCGGAGCAGCTTCATGCCCGGCGCCCGGAGGTTGACGATCGTCACGAAGAAATTGAGGGCCGCGGCAATGGATGCGATGCCGAGGATTTGCAGGCCAATAACCCAGAAGTCGATGTTCATGCCCGGCGACGGCGCGGCGGCGGTGGCTTCCATGACCCGGCTGCTGGTCAGGTTGGCATAGCCGAACCACCCCCCATCGGGCGGCGCGCCCACCAGAAAGCTGACGTTGATGAAGATGCCGCCCAGCAGGAACACCCAGTAACTGAAGGCGTTGAGCCGCGGAAACGCCACGTCCCGGGCCCCAATCTGGATCGGGATGAAGTAGTTGAAGAAGGCGGCACTCAGCGGCATCACACCCAAGAAGATCATGGTGGTGCCGTGCATCGTGAAGAGCGCGTTGTAGGTATCCGGATCGACCAACTTGCCGTTCGGCCCCATCAACTGGAGCCGCAGGATCAGGGCTTCAACGCCGCCGAGGAGAAAGAAGATGAACGCGGTGGCGCCATAGAGAATGCCGATCCGCTTGTGGTCGACCGTCGTGATCCAGCTCCACAACCCGGTCTTGGGAAAATTGTGCGCCGTCGCGGGCGCGCGGTGCTCGAGTACCGAGGTAGCCATGGTCGTCGTTCCTCGCCTTACTTGTGCATGCGGAGATAGGCCACCAAGGCCGTAATCTCCGTTTCAGTCAACGGGCGCGGAAGAATCATGTGACTTCCCTGCTTCATGCCCTGGGGATCCCGAAGCCACCTCGCCAAGTTGGTCGGAGTGTTCTCGTACATGTTGGCGCCGATCGTGGTGCGGGCGCCAAGGTGGCTCAGATTCGGGCCCCGGAGCTTCAGCGCCCCGGCGAGCGGAGTCCCGACCATCGCGTGGCAGCTGATGCAACCTCCGGCAAGGAACGCCGCCTGACCCTTGGTGTGAATGGTGTCGGTCTTCCAGGCGCTGTCGAGCCCGGGATCGACCTTGGCCCCGTTCACCAGCGGCGACCCGACTCGGCTGGCGACAACCCATTGATCAAAATCCGCTTGGCTCTTGACGATGACCCGAAGGCCCATCCGGGCATGTTGAATCCCGCAGAGCTCGGCACACTGCCCCGTGTAGTCGCCGACCGTGTCGGCCGTAAACCAGAGCGGGTTGACCTTCTTGAACTTGGTCTTGGAGAAGATCGGGAAGACATCGCGCTTCGACGCCAACTGCGGCGACCAGAAGCTGTGGAGCACATCCGCGCTCCACATCCGAAGCCCCACCATCTTGCCCTGGGGCACCACCAACTCATTGGCGGTCACGACGCCGAGCTTCGGATACCGGTATTCCCACCACCACTGATGGCCGATGACCTCAACCTCAACCTCGGGGTTCGGGGCCGGCAATGAGGTCTTGAAGATGGTTCGAACGGTCGGAATCGCGATAAAGACCAGGATGATGGCGGGAATCACGGTCCAGGCAATCTCGATCGTGGTGTTACCGTGGCTCTGCTCCGGCTTCGGATCGTTCGGCTTGGCCCGGAACCGCCAGAGGGCATACACCAACGCGCCTTCCACCAGGACAAACACCGCGGCCGCCCACCAGAACGTGGTGCGGAACAGGCTGTCGATCATCCGGGTGATGTCGGATGCCGGAGCGAGAGTGGTCTGCGGGTAGTCCTTCGCGCAGGCCGCCACAAACACCAAAAGTCCGAGCCCGAGGGCCCGAGCCAGCCACGCGCGCCACGCGCGTACGGGGCGACTATCCATGCGGTTTGCGTCCAAATTGTGGGGACAGAGCCGAGCCTGCATCGACCGGATGAGGCGCGCGGAAGGTTAGTCTACCCAACAAGTTGCGTCAAGAAATGGCAGCCGGGTTCGGGAATTGGCGTCCCACCCGGGCCGAACGGCCCTCCCCGGCCCGGTTTCGCTCCCGTCCCGAAGTTGGTATCTTTATGTCTGATTGATACTTGACGCCCGGCTGGTTTCCCCCGCCGGGCGGACTTCTTTTGGGCCCGGCAGCCGACATGATCCAGGAAATGCGGGAAAAACTTGGCAAGGAGATCGAGGCGTTGAGCCATGAGCTCACCGTCACCTTGCCCCAGGCCATCGCCACCGCCGTCGCGATGGGCGACCTCCGCGAGAACTCGGAATACAAGGCCGCCCTCGAGCGTCAACAACTGGTCCAGGCCCGCCTCGGGCAATTGCATCTTCGCCTGTCCCAACTGGCCCAGCTCGCTAATACCGAAGCCCCGACCGACCGGGTCGGCCTCGGGTCGAAGGTCACCGTCACCGACCTCGAAACCGACGAAACCGAGACCTTCCATCTGGTCTTGGCCGAGATGATGGACATCGATGCCGGCCACATCTCCCTGATGTCACCCCTCGGCCGGGCCCTGGTAGACCGGAAGGTGGGGGAGGAAGTGTCCCTCCGCCTGCCAACCATGTCCCGCAAGCTCCGGCTGATCGAATTGATTACCGTCCACCAGACGAAGTAGGGTATGGATTTTCCCCCAAAGAAGATTCTGGTCGTGGGCGATCGGGTCCTCATCACCCCGAACGACGGAGAAGAGCGGACCCGGGTCGGACTCTACCTGCCGGCCACCGCCATCGACACCCAGCAGGTCCAGAGCGGACTGATCGTCGCGACCGGCCAGGGCGACCCGGTGGCCGACCTCTCGACCTTCGATGAGGAGCCGTGGCGCGCCATGGAAAAGACCCCCCGCTTCCGCCCGATGCAGGCCCGGGTCGGCGACCAGGCGATCTTCTTCCGCAAAGCGGCGGTCGAAATCAGCTTCGAAGACAAGAAGTACCTGGTGGTGCCGCAGGCCGCCATTCTGGTGCTGGTGCGCGACGAGATCCCAATCTAGAGATGACCGCGTTTCCGCCTCCCCGGACCTTGTTCTCCCGGGCGCTC from Gemmatimonadota bacterium encodes:
- a CDS encoding cytochrome C oxidase subunit IV; its protein translation is MHAHATEGHAAGDHSHPTPALYLKVAVVLFVLTALEVLAYEVGRRPTWPLHALVEPLVVPILLILSAAKFALVAMFYMHLKQDSKLFTNLFVWPIILAAAVIMGLIVLEILWLKASF
- the ctaD gene encoding cytochrome c oxidase subunit I, which encodes MATSVLEHRAPATAHNFPKTGLWSWITTVDHKRIGILYGATAFIFFLLGGVEALILRLQLMGPNGKLVDPDTYNALFTMHGTTMIFLGVMPLSAAFFNYFIPIQIGARDVAFPRLNAFSYWVFLLGGIFINVSFLVGAPPDGGWFGYANLTSSRVMEATAAAPSPGMNIDFWVIGLQILGIASIAAALNFFVTIVNLRAPGMKLLRMPMFVWMSFVVQVLLLLAFPVITVALVYLMMDRNFGSSFFMPDGGGDPIMWQHLFWIFGHPEVYILILPAFGIASEVLPVFSRKPLFGYTAMVFSGIFIGFVGFGVWSHHMFATGMGPFADTFFSLATMVIAIPTGVKIFNWIGTMWGGSLRYTSAMMFSIAMVALFIIGGLSGVMHASPPADLQQTDTYFIVAHFHYVLFGGSIFGLTSGAYYWWPKMFGRLLDEGLGKVHFWLMFVGMNVTFFPMHILGLNGMPRRVYTYPEGLNFEFWNQIETVGAFLIAAAFLVFIVNIIKTWMGPANAPADPWHGATLEWSIPSPPQEFNFPKLPVVGSSMPQWDARRAAGGHLPEPALVSGADIPMPNPSYWPLVTAIGVNLVLGSLLFVRLWPHWWMATIASALLLFVGAFKWAFEPTGH
- a CDS encoding transcription elongation factor GreA, encoding MIQEMREKLGKEIEALSHELTVTLPQAIATAVAMGDLRENSEYKAALERQQLVQARLGQLHLRLSQLAQLANTEAPTDRVGLGSKVTVTDLETDETETFHLVLAEMMDIDAGHISLMSPLGRALVDRKVGEEVSLRLPTMSRKLRLIELITVHQTK
- a CDS encoding cytochrome oxidase subunit III is translated as MRRLDTVAHAATAPAPGEIDEHHWTATGLNSRKVAIWAFIGSECLFFASLISTYLVYRGKSLVGPLPHEESQCMLHGKMQACDPIFSIPLVTFGTAVLLFSSFFVVLALNGAQRGDRKALLTWLTATVICGLFFIGMQVYEFNHFYHKGLGYSTNLFGSTFYTLTGFHGAHVTLGGIWLTTMLILAVRGKVPPEKSLNLEMAALYWHFVDVVWIVIFPVVYLMR
- a CDS encoding co-chaperone GroES; this translates as MDFPPKKILVVGDRVLITPNDGEERTRVGLYLPATAIDTQQVQSGLIVATGQGDPVADLSTFDEEPWRAMEKTPRFRPMQARVGDQAIFFRKAAVEISFEDKKYLVVPQAAILVLVRDEIPI
- the coxB gene encoding cytochrome c oxidase subunit II → MQARLCPHNLDANRMDSRPVRAWRAWLARALGLGLLVFVAACAKDYPQTTLAPASDITRMIDSLFRTTFWWAAAVFVLVEGALVYALWRFRAKPNDPKPEQSHGNTTIEIAWTVIPAIILVFIAIPTVRTIFKTSLPAPNPEVEVEVIGHQWWWEYRYPKLGVVTANELVVPQGKMVGLRMWSADVLHSFWSPQLASKRDVFPIFSKTKFKKVNPLWFTADTVGDYTGQCAELCGIQHARMGLRVIVKSQADFDQWVVASRVGSPLVNGAKVDPGLDSAWKTDTIHTKGQAAFLAGGCISCHAMVGTPLAGALKLRGPNLSHLGARTTIGANMYENTPTNLARWLRDPQGMKQGSHMILPRPLTETEITALVAYLRMHK